GATCCCCGGCGCGATCACCAAGGCGGAATTCGAAAAGAACCAGCAACAATATCAAGGCCGCACCGTGATCGCCTACTGCACCGTCGGCGGCCGCAGCGGCAAATACGCGGCACAACTGGCGAAGGACGGCGTCGACGTGAAGAACTACAAGGGCAGCATCCTGAAGTGGGTCGACGCCAAGCTGCCGCTGGTCACGTTGGAAGGTCAACCGACCAACCGCGTCCACACCTACAGCGACCGATATAGTGTTCCCGCGGAATACGAACAGGTGACCAAGTGAGCCCGAAGCTCGACGAAGCGGCAACTAAGAACATCGTGCTGCTGGGGATGGGGCATACGAATGCCGATATCGCCCATCGCTGGCAGGAGGATCCGATTCCGGGCTGCCGTTTGATCTGCATCAGCAAATTTCCGACGGCGACCTACTCGGGAATGCTGCCGGGAACGCTAGGCCGACAATTCGGCGACGATGAGATGCGGATCGACCTTGCCAGCCTGGCCGATCGCGCCGGGGCCGACTTTATCCTGGCCGATACCAGCGGGCTCGATCTCGCTGCCGGCATGATCCACTTTCACGATCACCCATCGATTCCCTTCGACCTGCTCTCGATCGGCGTCGGTTCGATGCCGGCCGGCTGGGCTGAATATTCGGCTTCGCCCCTGATGGTCCCGATCAAACCGATGCAGACGTTTCTCCAGCGTCTGGACACGCGACTGCAGACCGCCTCGCGAACCGCCGGCGGACCGATGCGCGTTGCCATCGTTGGCGGGGGCGTCGCCAGCGTCGAGATCGCATGCTGCTTGCAAGCGCGGGCTGCCAAGAGCGACGCAAAGCACACCTTGGCGATCGAGATATTCACCAGCAGCGAGCACGTCGCCGATGGGATGACGTCGCGCAGCATCCGCCGCATCGAGCGCCTGTTGGAACGACGCGGGATTACCGTTCAACGGTCACGCCGCGTCGTTGAGGTCGGCGAGACCGATCTAGCGACCGACGACGGCCAACGCCACGCTGCCGATTGCGTGATCTGGGCGACCGGCGCTGCAGCTCCGCCGGTGTTGCAGCAGCTCGGCTTGCAGACCGACGACCGCGGATTCATCGCCACCGCGGCGACGCTCCAATCGTTGACCGATCCGCGAATCTTTGCCGTCGGCGACGCGGGGACGATCGTCGCTTCGCCGGCTCCCAAAGCGGGAGTCTATGCGGTTCGGCAGTGCCCCGTGTTATGGGACAACTTAAATGCGACGATCGCTGGCCAGCCGCTGCATAAATTCGATCCACAATCCGATTTCCTGAAGATCCTCAATACCGGCGACGGCAAGGCGCTGTTGGAGTTCGGTCGCTGGACCGCCCACAGCCGTTGGTGTTGGTGGTTGAAAACATGGATCGATCGGCGGTTCGTGCAAAAATTCCAACGCCCCAAATAACGTTTACGCGTGTTGGTTTGCAAACGCTTGGCGGCGTGGCGTTACCAACTTCACACGCGACGAATTCGCCAGTTGCAAAGCCTTGGGCCCGCCCCGGCGATCGCATATGCTAAACCTATTGGCAATCCACAGACTTTTCCCCTTAATCTATCGCAACGAAGGTTACCCAAAATGACTCGAGTCGAAACGTTGAAGAATCTACAGACAGCTCTTTCGATGGAACTGACAGCGACGCATCAGTACCAATTGCACGCGGGCGTCCTGGACGATTGGGGCATGGACCGCTTGGCGACAAAGATGCGTCAAGAGATGCAAGAGGAGATCGGGCACTCGGACGAATACTTGGCCCGCATCCTGTTTTTGAACGGCGAACCCGAACTGGCCTTGCAGAAGACTCCGGTTGTTGCCCATTCGCTCAACGAGATGTTCGAATTGGACCTGGCCGATGAACGCGAGGCGATCGCTTTTTATTCGGCCGCGGCCCAGAAGGCTGCCGAAGAAGGGGACCTCGGTTCGCGGATGCTGTTCGAGCGAATCGCGTTGGACGAAGAGGGGCACATCGGCTGGCTCGAACTGCAATTGAGCCTGCTGGACCGAATGGGCGAACCGGCTTACATCGCGAAGCACATGTCGGTCGAAGGCGAAGACGAAAACCACTGATGCCGCACGCCGATTCGGCGGCAAGCGATGCCGCTTGCCATCAGTGCTTGATTTGAAACGGGGCCAACTGCCCCGTGGCAGCTTGCCAAGCGACGCTCTTGTCGCGGATGTTCCCCGACATCGAAAAATCGATCCGGCGAAGCAGTTCTTTTAAGTCGCCAACGCTTCCTTCGGCGACCATCTGCACCCGGCGGTCGGGCAAGTTTTGCACCCAACCGGTCACGACCAGACCATCGGCTTGCTCGCAGGCGTTGTAGCGAAAGCCGACGCCTTGGACGTGACCGCGGTAAAAGACTTCGATTCGTTCCATCGTGCGACTGGGCCAGGAAGACTGGCTGGGCTCTACGTTTTGTTGCGTCCTAAGATCACGATACACATGTCGTCGAACTGGGGCGCGTTGCCCGCGAAATCCGAGATCTCGGCAAGAATCCGCTCGCCGATCACCTCGGGCTTGCCACCAGCAAGGACTGCCGCGCGAACGCGTTCCATGCCAAATTCTTCGTCGTTGATATCCATCGCTTCGTTGATGCCATCGGTGTACAGCACCGCCAAATCCCCTGGCTTGATCGGAACCGTGATCCGTTCGTATTCGAAGCCGTCCATGACGGCGATCGGAACGCCCGATTCCTCTTCCCCCGGTTCGCTCAACTTACCATCGGGGGAGAGAACGATCGGCGGCATGTGCCCCGCGTTGACGATCGTCATCGTGTGCTCCTTGGGATCCAGCACAAGCAACAGGAAAGTGACAAACTGCTCGACCGGCAGCGAGCACATTCGCTCGTTCAGTTTATCGATGGCTTTCGCAGGATCGGGTTCGCTGGCCAGACAGAACCGCGTTTCGGCCGACAGTTTCGCCATGTACATCGCCGCAGCGACGCCGTGGCCGACGACATCGGCAACGATGATCCCAACGCGTCCTTCACCGAGGTCGACGTAATCGAAGTAGTCGCCGCCGATGTGATGCGCGGCGCGATAGAAGCTGTGAAATTCGTAGCCCTCGACATCCGGCGGAGACATCGGCAGGAAGGCGTGTTGAACATCGTTGGCCAACCGCAGATCCTGTTCGACAGCCTGCTGTTGGAGCGCGTTTTCATGCATCTTGGCATTGTGAATCGCCACGCCGGCTTGGGTTGCGACCGACGAGAGCAGATCGATATCGATCGCGTTGAAGCGATTCTTCTGATCCATCGTGTCGATCTGCAAAGCGCCAAAAGCCTTGCCATTGCTGTCGATCAACGGAGCGCAGATCATCGAGCGGATGCGGAAGTCGGCGATCGATTCGCTCATCTCAAAGCGTTCATCGCTGGCGGCGTCCAAGGAGATCATCGGTG
Above is a genomic segment from Rosistilla ulvae containing:
- a CDS encoding rhodanese-like domain-containing protein, which translates into the protein MPLLIASLMLLAFVAQPAPAQLGSLFGFGPKVPTISTADLNKQLAAQRDAEAKAQAAGTTAPVPDFVVVDVRSDAEVNVSVIPGAITKAEFEKNQQQYQGRTVIAYCTVGGRSGKYAAQLAKDGVDVKNYKGSILKWVDAKLPLVTLEGQPTNRVHTYSDRYSVPAEYEQVTK
- a CDS encoding FAD-dependent oxidoreductase encodes the protein MSPKLDEAATKNIVLLGMGHTNADIAHRWQEDPIPGCRLICISKFPTATYSGMLPGTLGRQFGDDEMRIDLASLADRAGADFILADTSGLDLAAGMIHFHDHPSIPFDLLSIGVGSMPAGWAEYSASPLMVPIKPMQTFLQRLDTRLQTASRTAGGPMRVAIVGGGVASVEIACCLQARAAKSDAKHTLAIEIFTSSEHVADGMTSRSIRRIERLLERRGITVQRSRRVVEVGETDLATDDGQRHAADCVIWATGAAAPPVLQQLGLQTDDRGFIATAATLQSLTDPRIFAVGDAGTIVASPAPKAGVYAVRQCPVLWDNLNATIAGQPLHKFDPQSDFLKILNTGDGKALLEFGRWTAHSRWCWWLKTWIDRRFVQKFQRPK
- a CDS encoding bacterioferritin, whose amino-acid sequence is MTRVETLKNLQTALSMELTATHQYQLHAGVLDDWGMDRLATKMRQEMQEEIGHSDEYLARILFLNGEPELALQKTPVVAHSLNEMFELDLADEREAIAFYSAAAQKAAEEGDLGSRMLFERIALDEEGHIGWLELQLSLLDRMGEPAYIAKHMSVEGEDENH
- a CDS encoding acylphosphatase; the protein is MERIEVFYRGHVQGVGFRYNACEQADGLVVTGWVQNLPDRRVQMVAEGSVGDLKELLRRIDFSMSGNIRDKSVAWQAATGQLAPFQIKH
- a CDS encoding SpoIIE family protein phosphatase; protein product: MAFLSTISGPSKGARHEIPPGEIIIGRHPECKVVVEVGAVSRHHAKIVRSDDAIQLEDLKSRNGTFVNGQLISGLHTLREGDQIRICEVEFSFHTGEQPGFMGPESSTGLLNDSGGSGFGVVLVDDDGSDADLESSSGQVEVQKDSSGVVRLDAGTDAKLRALLDISRSLGGQLVLDEVLPATLESLFRIFPQADRGFIVLETPDGKLVPRWAQNRSKSEEGTVRISRTIIRQVMNEGTPMISLDAASDERFEMSESIADFRIRSMICAPLIDSNGKAFGALQIDTMDQKNRFNAIDIDLLSSVATQAGVAIHNAKMHENALQQQAVEQDLRLANDVQHAFLPMSPPDVEGYEFHSFYRAAHHIGGDYFDYVDLGEGRVGIIVADVVGHGVAAAMYMAKLSAETRFCLASEPDPAKAIDKLNERMCSLPVEQFVTFLLLVLDPKEHTMTIVNAGHMPPIVLSPDGKLSEPGEEESGVPIAVMDGFEYERITVPIKPGDLAVLYTDGINEAMDINDEEFGMERVRAAVLAGGKPEVIGERILAEISDFAGNAPQFDDMCIVILGRNKT